One segment of Amycolatopsis alba DSM 44262 DNA contains the following:
- a CDS encoding TetR/AcrR family transcriptional regulator, with protein MRKDAQRNRDLLIEAARGLYAARGLDVALEEIAKTAGVSIGTLYNHFPQRADLVNAVFADRTETVAQLAEHALSLEDAWAGLTSFIERVCELQAADRGYNELASTRPPQTEDLERGYELMTRVVERAKECGALRADFTLEDMAFVTWGIARTVEATAAVRPEVWRRHLALLFDGMRTPAANPLPEPPMLPEELARIMGDCG; from the coding sequence ATGAGGAAGGACGCTCAGCGCAACCGCGACCTGCTGATCGAGGCCGCCAGGGGGCTCTACGCGGCGCGCGGCCTCGACGTCGCGCTCGAAGAGATCGCCAAGACGGCGGGCGTCAGCATCGGCACGCTGTACAACCACTTCCCCCAGCGCGCGGATCTGGTGAACGCCGTGTTCGCCGACCGGACCGAGACCGTCGCGCAGCTGGCCGAACACGCGCTGTCCCTCGAAGACGCCTGGGCCGGATTGACGTCGTTCATCGAACGGGTCTGCGAACTGCAGGCCGCCGATCGCGGCTACAACGAACTGGCCTCGACGCGGCCGCCGCAGACCGAGGATCTCGAACGCGGATACGAGCTCATGACCCGTGTCGTCGAACGCGCCAAGGAGTGCGGGGCCTTGCGCGCCGACTTCACCCTCGAGGACATGGCCTTCGTGACCTGGGGGATCGCGCGCACGGTGGAGGCCACCGCGGCCGTCCGGCCGGAGGTCTGGCGGCGCCATCTCGCCCTGCTGTTCGACGGGATGCGGACGCCCGCCGCGAACCCGTTGCCGGAGCCGCCGATGCTGCCCGAAGAGCTGGCTCGGATCATGGGGGACTGCGGCTGA
- a CDS encoding SDR family NAD(P)-dependent oxidoreductase — MTRTLAIFGAGPVLGLSLARRFGREGFRIALVARTSGNLDALVAELDGDGIEASGFVADVYEPDQIAAAVTAIGRIDAVAFNPGGGNMGEGIAPVLDVDPENLRLVLDRFLVSAVALVRAVLPDMTERGDGAILFTAGQSGLHPAPFLGNMGMAQAALRNYFHNLNAVLAEKGVYAGAVNVGALIEGSVPHQVLTSSPLDFEPEVIHPDVFADAFWKLYATREAPEALVGAFGK; from the coding sequence ATGACCCGAACGCTCGCGATCTTCGGCGCCGGGCCGGTGCTGGGGCTGTCGCTCGCCCGCCGCTTCGGCCGCGAAGGGTTCCGGATCGCCCTCGTCGCACGTACCAGCGGAAACCTCGACGCGCTCGTCGCCGAATTGGACGGCGACGGCATCGAGGCGAGCGGATTCGTCGCGGATGTCTACGAACCGGACCAGATCGCGGCCGCCGTCACCGCCATCGGCCGGATCGACGCGGTCGCCTTCAACCCCGGCGGCGGGAACATGGGCGAGGGCATCGCGCCGGTACTCGACGTCGATCCGGAGAACTTGAGGCTCGTCCTGGACCGGTTCCTGGTGTCCGCGGTGGCGCTGGTCCGGGCGGTGCTGCCGGACATGACCGAACGCGGCGACGGCGCGATCCTGTTCACCGCCGGTCAGTCCGGCCTGCACCCGGCGCCGTTCCTCGGGAACATGGGGATGGCACAGGCCGCGCTGCGGAACTACTTCCACAATCTGAACGCCGTGCTCGCCGAGAAGGGCGTCTACGCCGGAGCCGTCAACGTCGGCGCGCTGATCGAGGGCAGCGTCCCGCATCAGGTGCTCACCTCGAGCCCGCTGGACTTCGAGCCCGAGGTGATCCACCCGGATGTCTTCGCCGACGCCTTCTGGAAGCTCTACGCGACGCGTGAGGCTCCCGAAGCGCTGGTCGGGGCCTTCGGGAAGTAA
- a CDS encoding cysteine synthase family protein codes for MTAMSVPVHEHVTDAIKTPALIRLKPNVVLIRFETLKVYAALGAVRSLLADGTVRKGQTLIDSSSGIYALALAMACHRYDLRCHIVASTTVDLTMRSQLEILGATVDQMPPSEDLRLDQRRRVARVHELLERNPGMHWMRQYHDPVHYLGYGEVAEIVARALPAGPLTVVGSVGTGASTGGIARSLRERDPDVRLTGVQPFGSVTFGSERFTDPDAIIAGIGSAIPFGNVDHELYDRIHWLDFVHAMAATIGLMREHAVFAGLSTGAAYLVAGWEAVRNPERTHVVIGADTGHRYTARVFARHREAVDPAGLAPREITSLDDLALPWAAMEWRRRRFGVPAQPLYGKERAS; via the coding sequence GTGACCGCGATGTCCGTGCCGGTCCACGAACACGTCACCGACGCGATCAAGACACCGGCGCTGATCCGGCTGAAGCCGAACGTCGTGCTGATCCGCTTCGAGACTCTGAAGGTCTACGCGGCACTCGGCGCGGTCCGGTCACTGCTCGCCGACGGAACTGTCCGAAAAGGACAGACGCTGATCGACAGCTCCAGCGGGATCTACGCGCTCGCGCTGGCGATGGCCTGCCATCGCTACGACCTGCGCTGCCACATCGTCGCGTCCACCACCGTCGATCTCACCATGCGTTCGCAGTTGGAGATCCTGGGCGCGACGGTGGACCAGATGCCGCCGTCCGAAGACCTCCGCCTCGACCAGCGGCGCCGGGTCGCGCGCGTGCACGAACTCCTGGAACGGAATCCGGGGATGCACTGGATGCGCCAGTACCACGATCCCGTGCACTACCTGGGGTACGGCGAGGTCGCCGAGATCGTCGCCCGCGCGCTGCCCGCAGGGCCGCTGACCGTCGTCGGCAGCGTGGGCACCGGCGCGTCGACCGGCGGGATCGCACGGTCGCTGCGCGAACGCGATCCGGACGTCCGCCTGACCGGGGTCCAGCCGTTCGGCAGCGTCACCTTCGGCAGCGAGCGGTTCACCGATCCGGACGCGATCATCGCGGGCATCGGCTCCGCGATCCCGTTCGGCAACGTCGATCACGAACTGTACGACCGGATCCACTGGCTGGACTTCGTGCACGCCATGGCCGCGACCATCGGCCTCATGCGCGAGCACGCCGTCTTCGCAGGGCTTTCCACCGGCGCCGCGTACCTCGTCGCGGGCTGGGAAGCGGTGCGGAATCCGGAGCGGACGCACGTCGTGATCGGTGCCGATACCGGGCATCGTTACACGGCAAGGGTTTTCGCCCGCCATCGGGAGGCTGTCGATCCGGCGGGGCTCGCGCCACGGGAAATCACCTCACTGGACGACCTCGCTCTACCGTGGGCCGCGATGGAGTGGCGTCGTCGTCGCTTCGGGGTACCCGCACAGCCGTTGTACGGGAAGGAAAGGGCATCGTGA
- a CDS encoding isopeptide-forming domain-containing fimbrial protein codes for MVAAVLFGAFVSTGTAQAATWPVQGENDPSTFDCDHLYYSNFRSGMQFRAGASGDAEIQNTVISKRAGAAPPDYWSTNMALGKDPDTGRVAAFYSSYTTGNLTLYKHVSGTNTVTDEIAGGETRKLPAGVNWGGLGSDPATGMLYGAQNGGAPVLFAMNLASGATKTFSRGSTLKPVPANDPVFAGGSLVPDLFVDSSGGVYYGIVYGGQSYIYRFDPDTGETTQAVKVTGPGSSNGFNNYGMAFLNGSIYLGYYGGALYKVDPRTGVSQQVPGGNAHTNQVGRITSESGGTWPITDLASCSIAPDLTKRLVVAKKADKTDAKPGDKVTYTVTVANEGTATAPGTVVTDDLSGVLDDAAYNDDAKALSGGAELAKPRYDAAGKRLTWTGDLGAGATVTITYSVTVGSPPDGDKKLDNVVTVPDSNCAEGGKDPDCAAHVGVATLKIVKTSAPEKPMPGQKVTYTVKLTNDGTADWADATAVDDLSDVVDDAAYNGDATATTGAVTYTGGDKTLRWAGAVGKGATVTITYSVTVANPPGGNKRLTNAVVGPDGSTCTEGSTDPDCGTDEPISGVVITKSAAPATAKPGDVVTYTLTARTIDGSAAAGVTLTDDLSGVLDDATYNGDAAATADGTPTPAQPGYDSPTLTWTGDIPAGKTVTITYSVKVGTPPAGDKVLRNAVTGPDGSTCPPGSTDPACATVTPIGALEIKKTASPASAMPGDKVTYTVKVTNVGPAAYPGASFTDDLSGVLDDAAWNGDAAATTGATTFDEPGRKLTWTGDVAAGSTVTVTYSVTVGKPPSGDRRLTNVVVGPDGSTCPENGSDPDCATETPLGALVLAKTAAPASAKPGQVVTYTVTASNPGTGVYRDARFTDDLSGALDDATYNQDARATAGTVAYTAPKLTWAADLPAGATVTITYSVTVNKPPTGDRTLRNSVTGTDDSTCPPGSTDPACGTVTPVGVLVLAKTAAPASAKPGDVVTYTVTASNSGTGVYRDARFTDDLSGVLDDATYNGDARATAGTVEYTEPRLTWTADLPAGTTVTITYSVKVGTPPAGDKVLRNAVTGPDGSTCPPGSTDPACGAVTPIGVLEIKKTASPASAMPGDKVTYTVKVNNVGSAAYPGASFTDDLTGVLDDAAYNGDASATSGAATFDEPGRKLTWFGDVAAGGEVTVTYSVTVGKPPAGDRRLANVVVGPEGSTCPPGSTDPACGTVTPVGVLVLAKTAAPSTAKPGDVVTYTVTASNPGTGVYRDARFTDDLSGVLDDATYNQDARATAGTVAYTAPKLTWTADLPAGASVTITYSVTVNKPPTGDRTLRNSVTGTDDSTCPPGSTDPDCSAVTPVAALRITKTAAPSAPRPGERVTYTVRVQNTGTAAYPGARVTDDLTGVLDDATYNDDATATGGTAGYEAPVVTWTGDVAPGATVTITYSVTVNRPPGGDKKLSNAVTGTPDGNCPPGSVDPDCGTVTPVPSLKIRKTATPAEVKTGDTITYTVTVENVGAATDPAASFTDDLTGVLDDATYNGDAKASTGTVTVAVTPPTLTWTGSLAPGDKATVTYSVVVTNKGDKRLVNVVTGAGSNCEEGSEDPDCRNELPTPALRITKSAAPAVAAPGGKVTYTVVVRNTGQAPYPGAAFTDDLTKVLDDATYNGDAKATAGTVAYTEPKLTWTGTVAPGATATVTYSVTVAKPLRGDHFLDNAVAGDEGTNCPPSGQRDPACSTRTPVLSMVIAKSASPSGSVAQGGKVTYTLSITNTGTGAYDDAVVTDDLGNVLSGATYNGDAKATGGSVALNGKLLRWHGKLAVGQKVVVTYSVTAGSGEGKLRNAVTSTTPGANCRTPDEPGCSTETSVTPSEPPVDPTPPVDPTPPVHPSGPLASTGSHTGDLLALAFATLLAGVWLLRYARRRVR; via the coding sequence ATGGTGGCGGCCGTCCTTTTCGGAGCCTTCGTCTCGACGGGGACGGCGCAGGCGGCGACCTGGCCGGTGCAGGGCGAGAACGACCCGTCGACGTTCGACTGCGACCACCTGTACTACAGCAACTTCCGGTCCGGCATGCAGTTCCGCGCGGGAGCCTCGGGTGACGCGGAGATCCAGAACACGGTGATCAGCAAGCGGGCGGGCGCGGCCCCGCCGGACTACTGGTCGACGAACATGGCGCTGGGCAAGGACCCGGACACCGGCCGGGTCGCCGCCTTCTACTCCAGCTACACCACCGGGAATCTCACGCTCTACAAGCATGTGTCCGGGACGAACACCGTCACCGACGAGATCGCCGGGGGAGAGACCCGCAAGCTTCCCGCCGGGGTCAACTGGGGCGGGCTCGGCTCCGATCCCGCCACCGGGATGCTTTACGGCGCGCAGAACGGCGGGGCGCCGGTGCTGTTCGCGATGAACCTCGCCAGCGGCGCCACGAAGACCTTCTCCCGCGGATCCACCCTGAAGCCCGTCCCGGCCAACGACCCCGTGTTCGCCGGCGGATCGCTCGTCCCGGACCTGTTCGTCGACTCCTCCGGAGGGGTCTACTACGGCATCGTCTACGGCGGGCAGAGCTACATCTACCGGTTCGATCCGGACACCGGCGAGACCACCCAGGCGGTGAAGGTCACCGGCCCCGGATCGTCCAACGGTTTCAACAACTACGGCATGGCCTTCCTGAACGGCTCGATCTACCTCGGCTACTACGGTGGCGCGCTGTACAAGGTCGACCCGCGCACCGGCGTGTCCCAGCAGGTCCCCGGCGGCAACGCGCACACCAACCAGGTCGGCCGGATCACCTCCGAATCGGGCGGGACCTGGCCGATCACCGACCTGGCCAGCTGCTCGATCGCCCCGGATCTGACGAAACGGCTCGTGGTCGCCAAGAAAGCGGACAAGACCGACGCGAAGCCGGGCGACAAGGTCACCTACACCGTCACCGTCGCCAACGAGGGAACGGCGACCGCGCCTGGGACGGTCGTCACCGACGATCTGTCCGGCGTGCTGGACGACGCCGCCTACAACGACGACGCGAAGGCCCTGTCCGGCGGCGCCGAGCTCGCGAAACCCCGGTACGACGCCGCGGGAAAGCGCCTGACCTGGACCGGCGACCTCGGCGCCGGCGCGACCGTGACGATCACCTATTCGGTGACGGTCGGTTCGCCGCCAGACGGCGACAAGAAGCTCGACAACGTCGTGACCGTGCCGGACAGCAACTGTGCCGAAGGCGGGAAAGACCCGGACTGCGCCGCGCACGTCGGCGTGGCGACGTTGAAGATCGTCAAGACGAGCGCGCCCGAGAAGCCCATGCCCGGCCAGAAGGTCACCTACACGGTCAAGCTCACCAACGACGGCACGGCTGACTGGGCGGACGCAACCGCCGTCGACGATCTGTCCGATGTGGTCGACGACGCGGCGTACAACGGCGACGCCACCGCGACCACCGGCGCCGTGACCTACACCGGTGGTGACAAGACCCTGCGCTGGGCCGGTGCCGTCGGGAAGGGCGCGACGGTCACGATCACCTATTCGGTGACCGTCGCGAACCCGCCGGGCGGGAACAAACGGCTGACCAACGCGGTCGTCGGACCGGACGGTTCCACCTGCACCGAAGGCAGCACGGACCCGGATTGCGGTACCGACGAGCCGATCAGCGGCGTCGTCATCACGAAATCGGCCGCCCCGGCCACCGCCAAACCCGGCGACGTCGTGACCTACACCTTGACCGCCCGCACCATCGACGGTTCGGCCGCGGCCGGTGTCACGCTCACCGACGATCTGTCCGGGGTCCTCGACGACGCCACCTACAACGGTGACGCCGCCGCCACCGCAGATGGAACGCCCACTCCGGCGCAACCCGGCTACGACAGCCCGACGTTGACGTGGACCGGGGACATCCCGGCCGGGAAGACCGTCACCATCACCTATTCGGTGAAGGTCGGCACGCCGCCCGCCGGGGACAAGGTGCTGCGCAACGCGGTCACCGGCCCGGACGGCTCGACGTGCCCGCCGGGAAGCACGGACCCGGCTTGCGCCACGGTGACCCCGATCGGCGCCTTGGAGATCAAGAAGACGGCGAGCCCGGCCTCGGCCATGCCAGGGGACAAGGTCACCTACACCGTGAAGGTGACCAACGTCGGCCCGGCCGCTTATCCGGGTGCCTCGTTCACCGACGATCTGTCCGGGGTCCTCGACGACGCCGCCTGGAACGGTGACGCCGCCGCGACCACGGGCGCCACCACCTTCGACGAGCCGGGCCGGAAACTCACCTGGACCGGCGACGTCGCCGCGGGAAGCACGGTGACGGTCACCTACTCGGTCACCGTCGGCAAACCGCCGTCCGGGGACCGCAGACTGACCAACGTCGTCGTCGGTCCGGACGGCTCCACCTGCCCGGAAAACGGTTCGGACCCCGACTGCGCGACCGAAACCCCGCTCGGTGCGCTGGTGCTGGCCAAGACCGCAGCACCGGCGAGCGCGAAACCGGGCCAGGTCGTCACCTACACCGTGACCGCGAGCAATCCCGGAACCGGCGTCTACCGCGACGCCCGGTTCACCGACGATCTGAGCGGAGCGCTGGACGACGCGACCTACAACCAGGACGCGCGGGCCACCGCGGGCACCGTCGCGTACACGGCGCCGAAGCTGACCTGGGCGGCGGATCTCCCGGCGGGCGCCACGGTAACCATCACCTATTCGGTGACGGTGAACAAGCCGCCCACCGGGGACCGGACGTTGCGCAACTCTGTGACCGGCACCGACGATTCGACCTGTCCGCCGGGAAGTACGGACCCGGCGTGCGGCACGGTGACCCCGGTCGGGGTGCTGGTGCTGGCCAAGACCGCGGCCCCGGCGAGCGCCAAGCCCGGCGACGTCGTGACCTACACCGTGACCGCGAGCAACTCCGGCACCGGTGTCTACCGTGACGCTCGGTTCACCGACGATCTGAGTGGTGTCCTGGACGACGCGACGTACAACGGGGACGCTCGGGCGACCGCGGGCACCGTCGAGTACACGGAACCGCGACTGACCTGGACAGCGGACCTTCCGGCCGGCACCACGGTGACCATCACCTATTCGGTGAAGGTCGGCACGCCGCCGGCGGGGGACAAGGTGCTGCGCAACGCCGTCACCGGCCCGGACGGCTCCACCTGCCCGCCGGGGAGCACGGATCCGGCTTGCGGCGCCGTGACCCCGATCGGCGTCCTGGAGATCAAGAAGACGGCGAGCCCAGCCTCGGCCATGCCCGGCGACAAGGTCACCTACACCGTGAAGGTGAACAATGTCGGCTCGGCGGCCTACCCTGGGGCCTCGTTCACCGACGACCTGACCGGTGTCCTCGATGATGCCGCCTACAACGGTGACGCCTCCGCCACCTCGGGCGCGGCCACGTTCGACGAGCCAGGTCGGAAACTCACCTGGTTCGGTGATGTCGCCGCCGGCGGCGAGGTGACCGTCACCTATTCGGTCACCGTGGGGAAGCCGCCCGCCGGGGACCGGCGGCTGGCCAACGTCGTCGTCGGCCCGGAAGGCTCCACCTGTCCGCCGGGAAGTACGGACCCGGCGTGCGGCACGGTGACCCCGGTCGGGGTGCTGGTGCTGGCCAAGACCGCGGCACCATCCACCGCCAAGCCCGGCGACGTCGTGACCTACACCGTGACCGCGAGCAATCCCGGCACCGGCGTCTACCGTGACGCCCGGTTCACCGACGATCTGAGCGGTGTCCTGGACGACGCGACCTACAACCAGGACGCGCGGGCCACCGCGGGCACCGTCGCGTACACGGCGCCGAAGCTGACCTGGACCGCGGACCTTCCGGCCGGCGCCTCGGTCACCATCACCTATTCGGTGACCGTGAACAAGCCGCCCACCGGGGACCGGACGCTGCGCAACTCTGTGACCGGCACCGACGATTCGACCTGCCCGCCTGGCTCGACGGATCCGGACTGCTCCGCCGTCACCCCTGTCGCGGCCCTGCGGATCACCAAGACCGCCGCACCATCCGCTCCCCGGCCCGGCGAGCGCGTCACCTACACGGTGCGCGTCCAGAACACCGGAACCGCGGCGTATCCGGGAGCACGGGTCACCGACGACCTGACCGGCGTCCTCGATGACGCGACGTACAACGACGACGCCACGGCGACCGGCGGCACCGCCGGCTACGAGGCCCCGGTGGTGACCTGGACCGGTGATGTCGCGCCTGGCGCCACCGTCACCATCACCTACTCCGTCACCGTGAACCGCCCGCCCGGCGGTGACAAGAAGCTCTCCAACGCCGTCACCGGCACCCCGGACGGCAACTGCCCGCCGGGTTCGGTGGATCCGGACTGCGGGACGGTCACTCCGGTGCCGTCGCTGAAGATCCGCAAAACGGCCACGCCTGCGGAGGTCAAGACCGGCGACACGATCACCTACACGGTGACGGTCGAAAACGTCGGCGCGGCAACGGATCCCGCCGCGTCGTTCACCGACGACCTCACCGGTGTGCTGGACGACGCCACCTACAACGGCGACGCGAAAGCGAGCACCGGCACGGTGACGGTCGCCGTCACCCCGCCGACCTTGACCTGGACCGGCTCTCTCGCCCCCGGTGACAAGGCCACCGTCACCTATTCCGTCGTCGTGACCAACAAGGGCGACAAACGGCTGGTCAACGTGGTCACCGGTGCGGGCTCCAACTGCGAAGAGGGCTCAGAGGACCCCGACTGCCGCAACGAACTGCCCACACCCGCGTTGCGCATCACGAAGTCGGCCGCCCCGGCGGTGGCCGCGCCTGGCGGCAAGGTCACGTACACGGTGGTGGTGCGCAACACCGGTCAAGCGCCGTATCCCGGTGCCGCGTTCACGGACGATCTGACCAAGGTCCTCGACGACGCGACCTACAACGGGGACGCGAAGGCCACCGCCGGCACCGTCGCGTACACGGAACCGAAACTGACCTGGACGGGCACTGTCGCTCCCGGAGCCACGGCGACCGTCACCTACTCGGTCACCGTGGCGAAACCCTTGCGCGGGGACCACTTCCTGGACAACGCGGTCGCAGGTGACGAGGGGACCAACTGCCCGCCGTCCGGGCAGCGGGATCCCGCGTGTTCCACCCGCACCCCGGTGCTCTCGATGGTCATCGCGAAGTCGGCTTCGCCGTCGGGCAGCGTCGCCCAGGGCGGCAAGGTCACCTACACGCTGTCCATCACCAATACCGGCACCGGTGCCTACGACGACGCCGTCGTGACCGACGACCTGGGCAATGTCCTCAGTGGAGCGACATACAACGGTGACGCGAAAGCCACGGGCGGATCGGTGGCGCTGAACGGAAAGCTGCTCCGCTGGCACGGCAAGCTCGCCGTCGGGCAGAAGGTCGTCGTGACGTATTCGGTCACCGCCGGTTCCGGGGAGGGGAAGCTGCGCAACGCGGTCACTTCCACCACGCCCGGCGCCAACTGCCGCACCCCGGACGAACCCGGCTGCTCGACCGAAACCTCGGTCACCCCAAGCGAACCGCCGGTCGATCCGACACCGCCGGTCGACCCGACGCCCCCGGTTCACCCGTCCGGACCTTTGGCTTCCACCGGTTCGCACACCGGTGATCTGCTGGCGCTGGCTTTCGCCACGTTGCTGGCGGGGGTCTGGCTGCTGAGGTACGCCCGTCGCCGGGTTCGTTGA
- a CDS encoding ATP-grasp domain-containing protein, producing MTIVLLEALTFGLGRLADAAAEAGRKLVLFTGNRDIYRYELGILAPDRVEVVDIDTTDIAACETALRAIPDLAGIVNSTDTWALPGAELTARLGLPGPDAAAVRVLRDKGAVRDLLYDHGLTRGRPVPVMVAEELGFPLVVKDSSGTSSRGVWLVRDEAELERARQEAKDTPLKGHLIAEPYFAGPLYSAETVTWQGRTRLLGILSRQLSPEPVRREEAAAFPVAFPEAELAGLAEWIGQVLKAAGHEQGFAHTEFVLTADGPEVVEINIRIGGAMLGEALCRSLGTNVYSAMISLALGEEPALLTQEIGGGPGIGFVLAYPAEEGVLEGWSGLDRLPGLPGAPEWYPTASPGDEIRHLTDQRSCTGIVLAEGPTAELALHRALAAAGGITPLIAS from the coding sequence GTGACCATCGTCCTGCTGGAAGCACTCACCTTCGGCCTCGGCAGGCTGGCCGACGCGGCGGCGGAAGCCGGGCGGAAACTGGTGCTGTTCACCGGAAACCGCGACATCTACCGCTACGAACTCGGCATCCTCGCGCCGGACAGGGTCGAGGTCGTCGACATCGACACCACCGACATCGCGGCCTGCGAAACCGCGTTACGGGCCATCCCGGATCTCGCCGGGATCGTCAACTCGACCGACACCTGGGCGCTGCCGGGCGCGGAGCTCACCGCCAGGCTCGGCCTGCCCGGCCCGGACGCGGCGGCGGTCCGGGTGCTGCGGGACAAGGGTGCGGTGCGCGACCTGCTGTACGACCACGGGCTGACCCGCGGCAGGCCGGTGCCCGTCATGGTCGCCGAAGAACTCGGTTTCCCTTTGGTGGTCAAGGATTCTTCGGGAACGTCGTCACGCGGCGTATGGCTGGTCCGCGACGAGGCCGAACTCGAACGGGCCAGGCAGGAGGCGAAGGACACGCCGCTCAAGGGGCATCTGATCGCCGAACCGTACTTCGCAGGCCCGCTCTACAGCGCGGAAACCGTCACCTGGCAGGGAAGGACCCGGCTGCTCGGGATCCTCTCCCGCCAGTTGTCGCCCGAGCCCGTGCGGCGCGAGGAAGCCGCCGCGTTCCCGGTGGCCTTCCCCGAGGCCGAACTTGCCGGGCTGGCCGAGTGGATCGGCCAGGTGCTCAAAGCCGCCGGACACGAGCAGGGCTTCGCGCACACCGAGTTCGTGCTCACCGCCGACGGGCCGGAAGTGGTCGAGATCAACATCCGGATCGGCGGGGCGATGCTCGGCGAGGCGCTGTGCCGGTCGTTGGGCACCAACGTCTACTCCGCGATGATCTCCCTGGCGCTGGGCGAGGAGCCCGCCCTGCTCACCCAGGAGATCGGCGGGGGACCGGGGATCGGGTTCGTCCTGGCGTACCCGGCCGAGGAAGGCGTGCTCGAAGGCTGGTCCGGGCTCGACAGGCTGCCCGGCCTGCCCGGTGCGCCGGAGTGGTATCCGACGGCGAGCCCCGGCGACGAGATCCGGCACCTCACGGATCAGCGATCCTGCACCGGGATCGTGCTGGCCGAAGGGCCGACGGCCGAACTCGCGCTGCATCGCGCGCTCGCCGCGGCGGGCGGGATCACGCCGTTGATCGCTTCTTGA
- a CDS encoding RidA family protein, with product MTERVNISSGGDFEKIFGYSRAVRVGDHIHVSGTTAREPFRSGDAYEQTSAVLSIIETALREAGSSLAAVVRTVTYVTDIKDADLVARAHREAFGDVLPAATMVEVTALLDPKMKVEIEAYAIEK from the coding sequence ATGACTGAGCGGGTGAACATCTCCTCCGGCGGGGACTTCGAAAAGATCTTCGGCTACAGCCGGGCGGTGCGCGTCGGCGACCACATCCATGTTTCCGGGACGACGGCGCGTGAGCCGTTCCGTTCGGGGGACGCGTACGAACAGACCTCGGCCGTGCTTTCGATCATCGAGACGGCGCTGCGGGAGGCCGGTTCGAGCCTGGCCGCGGTGGTGCGGACGGTCACCTACGTGACCGACATCAAGGACGCCGACCTGGTGGCGCGGGCGCACCGCGAGGCCTTCGGTGACGTGCTGCCCGCGGCCACCATGGTCGAGGTGACGGCTTTGCTCGACCCGAAGATGAAGGTCGAGATCGAGGCCTACGCGATCGAGAAGTAG